The following coding sequences are from one Acipenser ruthenus chromosome 7, fAciRut3.2 maternal haplotype, whole genome shotgun sequence window:
- the LOC117415145 gene encoding muscle M-line assembly protein unc-89-like translates to MAVAAEQWEDPTGGENTEPQTQDKTADKPSECRAETEVPSPTGESRHMTEERPKPSATATERIWGQFWKGSGFGKANRKNKREGSETNRSGPEFDGNASQTASAAKQLESRESAPPKSTAAELESPASQLSLEVEAGLGARPTENRAGTEEPTRDDSKLPQKDTRPRHIEKSSSVRDFIKRPVSKIFLYKSTENKAVGRQANVSKGLSTSLDRLSEKETCAAIETCELENNPGQRHKHPGLAHTRRWHSFKKIVAPKTRKKSPDEPKDDKGDADRNKTPEFKDSVSGGDPENKGCKKRTIKRSWTFQVIRKDRSFTASNKTPSWSEDPVAVKQDRMEKVENQTDHDNQLAGDEEDAVEGDGVHRDTERKASPSNGNTKSRDQQASEVWKSFKKLVTLQSKRTTEATETEQSHLTEGQVSLDKSSRQQAVPKKARYSRAVSLKNIILRKSKSKSTDLEEAATGTASISNLPGVDPEREKTLSCKKETATARSGEIKADSSGDLSDPKEGLGDIQKPSVTEQVRDAGEEQKQTVTVQSDVAEKVQDVTEGNADLGGKPESDQSLGCNLPNSGTVSSHEKSKEINFNGGVIKETPLSGSKRAAEKEPAENNKGGALDPSPGRKSLNLKYNGSESAGIGLPSVEHGLSEDPVKSTGKELPPCERTEVLCAGHRSGTSMQDEQNSHQQPPLKHPAETEPTKESVPKGVTVNARESTVKQMPDASRSISEIRLNAPTDPLEASQKAGDGSSEKMTLNLEDNGRSPCGTDSIGALAESNAEKRTEGIGSSSTETVHEVCSSDATAETITKKTSEEGNSHDTHQDGPPSSVENLRKVASSEAEMTATDVLGFHGAGSGPNIENSTAETRRPPPSSTENLHTNPEEEENKMFYEAAAAIVRTVVSAATDQITKEQDALDNDGFKGSYSNNSKDDDNNTGYVGMDLSY, encoded by the coding sequence atggcagTGGCCGCAGAACAATGGGAAGACCCAACTGGGGGTGAAAATACAGAACCGCAGACTCAAGATAAGACAGCAGATAAACCGTCCGAGTGCCGAGCAGAGACAGAGGTTCCCAGCCCGACAGGAGAGTCTCGGCACATGACAGAGGAAAGACCCAAACCATCAGCGACGGCCACAGAGAGGATTTGGGGACAATTCTGGaaaggcagcgggttcggcaaAGCGAACAGGAAAAATAAGCGCGAGGGCTCCGAAACTAACAGGAGCGGTCCGGAATTCGACGGCAATGCGAGTCAAACCGCTTCGGCTGCCAAGCAGCTGGAATCCAGAGAAAGCGCGCCGCCCAAATCAACGGCAGCAGAACTGGAATCCCCAGCGAGTCAGCTTTCCTTGGAGGTAGAAGCAGGCCTTGGGGCACGGCCCACGGAGAACCGCGCTGGGACAGAAGAGCCGACGAGGGATGATTCGAAGCTGCCTCAGAAAGACACACGGCCACGTCATATTGAGAAATCGAGCAGCGTCAGGGATTTCATCAAGAGGCCGGTCTCGAAGATCTTCTTGTATAAAAGCACGGAGAACAAAGCAGTGGGAAGGCAAGCCAACGTGAGCAAGGGTCTCTCTACATCCCTCGATCGGTTGTCGGAGAAGGAAACCTGCGCTGCGATCGAAACCTGCGAGTTGGAAAACAACCCAGGGCAGCGACACAAACATCCAGGGCTCGCGCACACGAGACGCTGGCACTCCTTTAAGAAGATCGTGGCCCCAAAGACCCGCAAGAAAAGCCCAGATGAGCCGAAAGACGACAAGGGAGACGCCGATCGCAACAAAACCCCCGAATTTAAAGATTCGGTTTCGGGGGGTGACCCAGAGAACAAGGGGTGCAAGAAAAGGACAATTAAGAGGTCTTGGACATTTCAGGTCATCCGGAAAGATCGCTCGTTCACGGCCAGCAACAAAACGCCCAGCTGGTCTGAAGACCCCGTGGCGGTCAAGCAAGACCGGATGGAAAAGGTAGAAAACCAAACAGATCATGATAATCAACTGGCTGGTGATGAAGAAGATGCTGTTGAAGGAGATGGGGTGCATCGAGACACAGAGAGGAAGGCATCACCGTCCAATGGGAATACAAAGTCAAGGGACCAGCAAGCCAGTGAGGTGTGGAAATCCTTTAAGAAACTGGTGACTCTGCAGTCAAAGAGGACCACCGAGGCTACAGAGACAGAGCAAAGTCACTTAACTGAAGGGCAGGTCAGTCTGGATAAATCAAGCAGGCAGCAGGCGGTTCCTAAAAAGGCACGCTACTCCAGGGCCGTGTCTCTGAAAAATATAATCCTTCGCAAAAGCAAGAGTAAAAGTACTGATCTGGAGGAAGCAGCAACCGGCACAGCTTCTATCAGCAACCTTCCTGGAGTCGACCCTGAGCGAGAGAAAACCCTGTCTTGCAAGAAGGAAACGGCCACTGCTAGATCCGGAGAAATTAAAGCCGACAGCAGTGGCGATTTGTCTGATCCAAAAGAAGGTCTCGGCGATATTCAGAAACCTTCAGTGACAGAACAGGTGAGGGATGCTGGTGAAGAACAGAAGCAAACTGTAACTGTGCAATCTGACGTTGCCGAAAAGGTGCAAGATGTGACGGAAGGCAATGCAGATCTTGGTGGAAAACCGGAATCTGATCAGTCTTTGGGATGCAATCTGCCTAACTCTGGCACAGTTTCAAGCCATGAAAAAAGCAAGGAAATCAATTTCAACGGTGGAGTAATAAAAGAAACCCCCCTTTCAGGATCGAAAAGGGCAGCGGAGAAAGAACCAGCTGAAAATAACAAAGGAGGAGCATTAGATCCATCGCCAGGAAGGAAGTCGTTAAATCTGAAGTATAACGGAAGTGAAAGTGCTGGTATTGGTCTACCTTCGGTTGAACATGGACTCTCAGAAGACCCAGTAAAGAGCACAGGAAAAGAATTACCACCATGTGAAAGAACTGAAGTTCTTTGTGCAGGACATCGATCTGGAACATCAATGCAAGATGAGCAGAATTCTCATCAACAGCCACCACTGAAGCACCCAGCTGAAACAGAGCCAACCAAGGAAAGTGTACCTAAAGGGGTCACCGTTAACGCCAGGGAATCAACAGTGAAACAGATGCCAGATGCCTCTCGCTCAATCTCGGAGATAAGACTCAACGCACCCACTGATCCTCTGGAAGCCAGTCAGAAAGCTGGAGATGGTTCTAGTGAAAAGATGACCTTGAACTTAGAGGACAACGGGAGATCACCGTGCGGAACTGACTCAATAGGCGCTCTAGCTGAAAGCAATGCAGAGAAGAGAACCGAGGGTATCGGGAGTTCTTCCACCGAGACCGTCCATGAAGTCTGCTCTTCTGATGCTACTGCGGAAACGATAACAAAAAAGACTTCGGAAGAAGGTAATTCTCATGACACTCATCAGGACGGTCCACCTTCTTCTGTTGAGAATCTCCGTAAGGTCGCTTCTTCCGAAGCAGAAATGACAGCCACGGACGTCCTGGGCTTCCACGGCGCTGGGAGTGGCCCGAATATTGAGAACTCCACTGCAGAGACCCGACGTCCACCTCCCTCTTCCACGGAGAACCTTCACACCAATCCAGAGGAAGAGGAGAATAAGATGTTTTACGAGGCAGCAGCTGCTATTGTGAGGACGGTGGTGAGTGCGGCTACTGATCAGATCACGAAGGAGCAAGACGCGTTGGACAACGACGGCTTCAAGGGATCCTATTCCAACAACAGCAAAGACGACGACAACAACACGGGTTACGTTGGCATGGATCTGTCCTACTGA